The proteins below come from a single Xenopus tropicalis strain Nigerian chromosome 9, UCB_Xtro_10.0, whole genome shotgun sequence genomic window:
- the LOC101732695 gene encoding uncharacterized protein LOC101732695: protein MERLYASLREELRAFEGQVHKCRVSFDLQTLHRALAVLPEGHGAELDSWKRVEDLIQADALSGEQWQQLRGYLKWLLSYVDYLRGMKDAFDDHVVFPLCDNLYVNDEGDSLSVARQEVPVSPSNITTTARQLFHHRRSWALLLSIGGTGPAQHIHGGAFHSSTLLHQIPNIFEESLVTANLAHQWILLHEAQSKTPQRTQRVFQTTTALRRELWEASGPSPKGDPDTERQMKAMREHMMFLMWRAGRADTLESQVKDVKGKVRNLQQEIHEVQQLVEKEGQGTSPENQRRLEKLNRQLNLEQFQQGILNSDWQLELEVRPCLLRQIDTVRERSSELESRLSSSKESSEDSRGASAGTPSDSEWDSNSVFSHSLSTH from the exons ATGGAAAGGTTATATGCCTCCCTGCGGGAAGAGCTGAGGGCATTTGAGGGGCAGGTTCACAAGTGCCGTGTAAGCTTTGACCTGCAGACGTTGCACCGAGCCCTAGCCGTGCTCCCAGAGGGCCATGGGGCTGAGCTGGACAGCTGGAAACGCGTGGAGGACCTTATCCAGGCTGATGCCCTCTCCGGGGAACAGTGGCAACAACTTCGGGGCTACCTAAAGTGGCTCCTGTCCTACGTGGACTACCTGAGGGGCATGAAGGACGCCTTTGATGACCACGTTGTATTCCCACTGTGTGACAACTTATATGTGAACGATGAGGGGGATAGTTTATCCGTCGCCAGGCAAGAGGTTCCTGTATCTCCATCCAACATAACCACCACTGCCAGGCAACTGTTCCACCACCGCAGGAGCTGGGCTCTTCTACTGAGCATAGGGGGCACTGGGCCGGCCCAACACATCCACGGGGGGGCGTTCCATTCATCGACACTGCTGCATCAAATCCCCAATATCTTTGAGGAGAGCCTAGTAACAGCCAATCTGGCTCACCAATGGATCCTTCTCCATGAAGCTCAGAGTAAAACTCCCCAGAGAACCCAAAGGGTGTTCCAGACCACAACGGCCCTGAGGAGAGAACTTTGGGAAGCCTCAGGTCCGTCCCCCAAAGGGGACCCCGATACAGAAAGACAAATGAAGGCCATGAGGGAGCACATGATGTTCCTGATGTGGAGAGCCGGAAGGGCAGATACTTTGGAGTCTCAGGTGAAAGACGTCAAGGGGAAGGTACGGAACCTGCAACAAGAAATCCATGAGGTCCAACAGTTGGTGGAGAAGGAAGGACAAGGGACCAGTCCAGAGAACCAGAGGAGGTTGGAGAAGCTCAACCGGCAGCTCAACCTGGAGCAGTTTCAACAGGGGATCCTGAACTCTGATTGGCAGCTGGAGCTAGAGGTCCGCCCCTGCCTCCTGCGCCAGATTGACACC GTGCGGGAGCGCAGCTCTGAGTTGGAATCCAGGCTCAGTTCCAGCAAAGAATCCTCAGAAGATTCCCGGGGGGCTTCTGCCGGGACCCCCAGTGATTCCGAATGGGACAGCAACTCTGTCTTCTCCCACAGCCTCAGCACCCACTGA